A single genomic interval of Halostella salina harbors:
- a CDS encoding segregation and condensation protein A, translated as MTDDAGLELERDDEAGTESDGEVPLDIAGHEDREPPGSNDADGDAVPDDGNATAPDENGDDPGAVDDLVPDGAADDDEDEVEPVELLVQLAKDGEIDPWDIDIVAVTDKFLDRLDEVDLRTSGRALFYASVLLRMKGDDLLAEDEPEDEEPEPWEEPLDGGETPPPDHDPVEGLEREMERRLDRKHARGTPETLDELVRELREAERESWWKESREYDTSDSPAGFQRGTQTLDYRSGDDMRVDDEPTQDDVTSNTHEEDIETVIEDVRATLTEQYEAGRDEVLYAEIQSAGGSRVKTFLALLFLSNRGQVHLQQDELFGDLWVQEPSSGAASDGALAD; from the coding sequence ATGACTGACGACGCCGGCCTCGAACTGGAGCGGGACGACGAGGCCGGGACGGAGTCCGACGGCGAGGTCCCGCTGGACATCGCCGGCCACGAAGACCGTGAGCCGCCCGGGTCGAACGATGCTGACGGTGACGCCGTCCCTGACGACGGGAACGCTACGGCGCCCGACGAGAACGGCGACGACCCGGGAGCGGTCGACGACCTCGTCCCGGACGGGGCGGCCGACGATGACGAGGACGAGGTCGAGCCGGTCGAACTGCTCGTCCAGCTCGCCAAGGACGGGGAGATCGACCCATGGGACATCGACATCGTCGCGGTGACGGACAAGTTCCTCGACCGGCTCGACGAGGTCGATCTGCGAACGTCCGGGCGCGCGCTGTTCTACGCGAGCGTCCTCCTGCGGATGAAAGGCGACGACTTGCTCGCCGAGGACGAGCCGGAGGACGAGGAGCCGGAGCCGTGGGAGGAACCGCTCGACGGCGGCGAGACTCCGCCGCCGGACCACGACCCTGTCGAGGGGTTAGAGCGCGAGATGGAGCGCCGGCTGGACCGCAAACACGCCCGCGGGACGCCCGAGACGCTCGACGAACTCGTCCGGGAACTCCGCGAGGCCGAGCGCGAGTCCTGGTGGAAGGAGTCCCGGGAGTACGACACCAGCGACTCGCCGGCGGGCTTCCAGCGCGGCACGCAGACGCTCGACTACCGCTCGGGCGACGACATGCGCGTCGACGATGAGCCGACCCAGGACGACGTCACGAGCAACACCCACGAGGAGGACATCGAGACGGTGATAGAGGACGTTCGCGCGACCCTGACCGAGCAGTACGAGGCGGGCCGCGACGAAGTGCTGTACGCCGAGATCCAGTCGGCGGGCGGCTCCCGTGTGAAGACGTTCCTGGCGCTGCTGTTCCTCTCGAACCGCGGGCAGGTCCACCTGCAGCAGGACGAACTGTTCGGCGACCTCTGGGTACAGGAGCCAAGTAGCGGCGCGGCGTCGGACGGGGCGCTCGCGGACTGA
- the gatB gene encoding Asp-tRNA(Asn)/Glu-tRNA(Gln) amidotransferase subunit GatB: protein MTAQAAQQADLATVIGLEVHVQLETATKIFCGCSTDAADAEPNSRTCPVCLGLPGALPVLNEAAVEAAVKVGKAIDADIPEETAFHRKNYYYPDLPKNFQITQYDDPICQDGELTFSVGDERRTVGIRRAHLEEDPGSLQHVGGSIDTADHTRVDYNRAGTPLLEIVTEPDFRSAGEVRSFLAKLEEVLEYLGVFDSTRDGSLRIDANLSLVAADEIDDDGTIPEAALDDANRTEVKNITSHKGAEKALAYEETRQKNAVKRGREVAQETRHWDESRGVTVSMRSKEEEKDYRYFREEDLPPLRVSDWKERISIPELPDARRERFREEYDLSAEAASKLTSTKQVADFYEDLAGEFDPDLAATWVADNLLGELNYRDMAITDVDDRLDEVHRLVELVAEDEITAKNARETVLRRMLDEGEAPDTVVEDEGLGKTGEDEVQQAVVAAIDDNPDAVEDYHSGDDGAINFLVGQVMQETGGSADPGTVNELLREELDG, encoded by the coding sequence ATGACCGCACAGGCAGCCCAGCAGGCGGACCTCGCGACCGTCATCGGTCTGGAGGTCCACGTCCAGCTGGAGACGGCAACGAAGATCTTCTGTGGCTGTTCGACGGACGCGGCGGACGCCGAACCGAACTCGCGGACCTGCCCCGTCTGTCTCGGCTTGCCGGGGGCGCTCCCGGTGCTGAACGAGGCGGCCGTCGAGGCCGCCGTGAAAGTGGGGAAGGCCATCGACGCCGACATCCCCGAGGAGACGGCGTTCCACCGGAAGAACTACTACTACCCCGACCTGCCGAAGAACTTCCAGATCACGCAGTACGACGACCCGATCTGTCAGGACGGGGAACTCACCTTCAGCGTCGGCGACGAGCGCCGGACGGTCGGCATCCGGCGCGCCCATCTGGAGGAGGACCCGGGGAGCCTCCAGCACGTCGGCGGCAGCATCGACACCGCCGACCACACGCGGGTCGACTACAACCGCGCGGGGACGCCGCTGCTGGAGATCGTCACCGAGCCGGACTTCCGCAGCGCGGGCGAGGTGCGGTCGTTCCTCGCCAAACTGGAGGAGGTGCTGGAGTACCTCGGCGTGTTCGACAGCACGCGCGATGGGAGCCTCCGCATCGACGCCAACCTGAGCCTCGTTGCCGCCGACGAAATCGACGACGACGGGACGATCCCGGAAGCCGCCCTCGACGACGCCAACCGCACCGAGGTCAAGAACATCACCAGCCACAAGGGCGCGGAGAAGGCGCTGGCCTACGAGGAGACCCGGCAGAAAAACGCCGTCAAGCGCGGCCGCGAGGTCGCACAGGAGACGCGCCACTGGGACGAGTCACGCGGCGTCACCGTCTCGATGCGCTCGAAGGAGGAGGAGAAGGACTACCGGTACTTCCGCGAGGAGGACCTCCCGCCGCTCCGGGTGTCCGACTGGAAGGAGCGCATCTCCATCCCCGAACTGCCCGACGCCCGCCGCGAGCGGTTCCGCGAGGAGTACGACCTGAGCGCGGAGGCGGCGTCGAAGCTCACCTCCACGAAGCAGGTCGCTGACTTCTACGAGGACCTGGCGGGCGAGTTCGACCCCGACCTCGCGGCGACGTGGGTCGCGGACAACCTGCTCGGCGAACTCAACTACCGGGACATGGCGATCACCGACGTCGACGACCGACTCGACGAGGTCCACCGCCTCGTCGAACTCGTCGCCGAGGACGAGATCACCGCGAAGAACGCCCGCGAGACGGTGCTCCGTCGGATGCTGGACGAGGGCGAGGCTCCCGATACGGTCGTCGAGGACGAGGGCCTCGGCAAAACCGGCGAGGACGAAGTACAGCAGGCTGTCGTCGCGGCGATCGACGACAACCCCGACGCAGTCGAGGACTACCACAGCGGCGACGACGGCGCGATCAACTTCCTCGTCGGGCAGGTGATGCAGGAGACCGGCGGCAGCGCCGACCCCGGCACGGTCAACGAACTGCTCCGCGAGGAACTCGACGGCTGA
- the smc gene encoding chromosome segregation protein SMC translates to MHIKELVLENFKSFGRKTRIPFYEDFTTVSGPNGSGKSNIIDAVLFALGLARARGIRAQKLTDLIYNPGYEDGESAGSGPREASVTVILDNEDRTVERAQVVNAAGSEDIGDVDEITIKRRVKETEDNYYSYYYLNGRSVNLSDIQNLLASAGVTPEGYNVVMQGDVTGIINMTPGERREIIDEIAGVAEFDAKKADAFEELEVVEERIGETELRIEEKEQRLEQLADEREAALEYQSLRDEKEEYEGYLKAAELEDKRDELEETREEVEAREAELEELRRALDEKQGAVVRLQEDLEDLNAEIERKGEDEQLRIKGEMEEIKGEISRLEDRIETAEEAVEDAENERREAFVEVDRKQEQVEDLESDIRETKLEKSSVKADIQERESEIETLQAEIDAIDTEYDEVKAELQDRKEALEELKTEKNDRQREQDRLLDEARRRSNAISETEDEIDAARDRLPELQAELEDLEDELAKARKNEESIADVVDDLKQEKRELQDDIDDVEDRLQAKQQEYAELEAKADESGDASYGRAVSTILNADRDGVHGTVGQLGGVDERYATACETAAGGRLANVVVDDDGVGQDCIEYLKSRNAGRATFLPITEMHSRSLPSAPDDPGVVGFAYNLVDFADEYAGIFSYVLGDTLVVEDIETAREYMGDYRLVTLSGELVEKSGAMTGGSKSGSRYSFTKTGKGQLERVAEAITDLQDERDSLRDDLWDVEERLDDARDRQTDAADQVRSIESEIESTEDEYERVEDEIADLEDELVDLREEREAVDDRMAEIEGEIEELEGEIAEAEDEIADLESELADSRIPELTAEIEDLEAEIDELEEKLGDLDADLNEYQLEKQYAEESIEELHETIEEAQNRKAEKEAAIEEYEGEIEEKEAELDEKRDAVAELEAELAELKEDREELKADLREAREARDEQKEKVDGVETTLSDLRERAEQLEWEIEELEAEVDEYDPEAVPDHDEVEANIARLETEMEKLEPVNMLAIEEYDDVEEDLDELKDGRATLVEERDGIRERIDSYEAQKKATFMDAFEDINEQFEDIFARLSSGTGTLHLENEDDPFDGGLTMKAQPADKPIQRLDAMSGGEKSLTALAFIFAIQRHNPAPFYALDEVDAFLDAANAERVGEMVDELAGEAQFIVVSHRSAMLDRSERAIGVTMQNDNISAVTGIDLSEGVPADD, encoded by the coding sequence ATGCATATCAAAGAGCTCGTCCTTGAGAACTTCAAGAGTTTCGGGCGGAAAACCCGAATCCCGTTTTACGAGGACTTCACGACCGTCAGCGGCCCGAACGGCTCCGGCAAGAGCAACATCATCGACGCGGTCCTGTTCGCGCTCGGCCTTGCGCGAGCGCGGGGCATCCGCGCCCAGAAGCTCACGGACCTGATCTACAACCCCGGCTACGAGGACGGCGAGTCGGCCGGGAGCGGTCCCCGCGAGGCCAGCGTCACCGTCATCCTCGACAACGAGGACCGCACCGTCGAGCGCGCGCAGGTCGTCAACGCCGCCGGCAGCGAGGACATCGGCGACGTGGACGAGATCACGATCAAGCGCCGCGTCAAGGAGACCGAGGACAACTACTACTCCTACTACTACCTCAACGGGCGCTCGGTCAACCTCTCGGACATCCAGAACCTGCTCGCCAGCGCCGGCGTGACGCCGGAGGGATACAACGTCGTCATGCAGGGCGACGTGACCGGCATCATCAACATGACGCCGGGCGAGCGCCGCGAGATCATCGACGAGATCGCCGGCGTCGCCGAGTTCGACGCGAAGAAGGCGGACGCCTTCGAGGAACTGGAGGTCGTCGAGGAGCGGATCGGCGAGACCGAGCTGCGCATCGAGGAGAAGGAGCAGCGCCTCGAACAGCTCGCCGACGAGCGCGAGGCGGCCCTGGAGTACCAGTCGCTCCGCGACGAGAAGGAGGAGTACGAGGGGTATCTCAAGGCGGCCGAACTGGAGGACAAGCGCGACGAGTTGGAGGAAACTCGCGAGGAGGTCGAGGCCCGCGAGGCCGAACTCGAGGAGCTACGCCGCGCGCTGGACGAGAAGCAGGGCGCGGTCGTCCGCCTGCAGGAGGACCTGGAGGACTTAAACGCCGAGATCGAGCGCAAGGGCGAGGACGAGCAGCTCCGGATCAAAGGCGAGATGGAGGAGATCAAAGGCGAGATCTCCCGCCTCGAAGACCGGATCGAGACGGCCGAGGAGGCCGTTGAGGACGCCGAGAACGAGCGGCGCGAGGCGTTCGTCGAGGTCGACCGGAAGCAGGAGCAGGTCGAGGACCTTGAGTCCGACATCCGCGAGACGAAACTGGAGAAATCGTCGGTCAAGGCCGACATCCAGGAGCGCGAGTCCGAGATCGAAACGCTCCAGGCCGAGATCGACGCCATTGACACCGAGTACGACGAAGTGAAGGCCGAACTGCAGGACCGGAAGGAGGCGCTTGAGGAACTCAAGACCGAGAAGAACGACCGCCAGCGCGAGCAGGACCGGCTGCTCGACGAGGCTCGCCGGCGCTCGAACGCGATCAGCGAGACCGAAGACGAGATCGACGCGGCGCGCGACCGGCTCCCCGAGCTACAGGCCGAACTGGAGGATCTGGAGGACGAACTCGCCAAGGCCCGCAAGAACGAGGAGAGCATCGCCGACGTCGTCGACGACCTCAAGCAGGAGAAACGCGAGCTCCAGGACGACATCGACGACGTGGAGGACCGCCTCCAGGCCAAGCAGCAGGAGTACGCCGAACTGGAGGCCAAGGCCGACGAGAGCGGCGACGCCTCCTACGGCCGGGCGGTGTCGACGATACTCAACGCCGACCGGGACGGCGTCCACGGCACCGTCGGTCAGCTGGGCGGCGTCGACGAGCGCTACGCGACGGCGTGCGAGACGGCGGCCGGCGGACGGCTGGCAAACGTGGTCGTCGACGACGACGGTGTCGGCCAGGACTGCATCGAGTACCTCAAGAGCCGGAATGCAGGGCGTGCAACCTTCCTCCCAATCACGGAAATGCACTCCCGTTCGCTCCCGTCGGCCCCGGACGACCCCGGCGTCGTCGGTTTCGCGTACAACCTGGTCGACTTCGCCGACGAGTACGCGGGGATCTTCTCCTACGTGCTCGGCGACACGCTCGTCGTCGAGGACATCGAGACGGCTCGCGAGTACATGGGCGACTACCGCCTCGTGACCCTCTCGGGCGAACTCGTCGAGAAGAGCGGCGCGATGACCGGCGGATCCAAGAGCGGTTCGCGCTACTCCTTCACGAAGACCGGGAAGGGACAGCTGGAGCGCGTCGCCGAGGCGATCACCGACCTGCAGGACGAGCGCGACTCGCTCCGCGACGACCTCTGGGATGTAGAGGAGCGCCTCGACGACGCCCGCGACCGGCAGACCGACGCCGCCGACCAGGTGCGGTCGATCGAGTCGGAGATCGAGTCGACCGAGGACGAGTACGAGCGCGTCGAGGACGAGATCGCGGACCTGGAGGACGAACTCGTCGACCTGCGCGAGGAGCGCGAGGCGGTCGACGACCGGATGGCCGAGATCGAGGGTGAGATCGAGGAGCTGGAGGGCGAGATCGCCGAGGCCGAGGACGAGATCGCCGACCTCGAATCCGAACTCGCCGACTCCCGGATCCCCGAACTCACCGCGGAGATCGAGGACCTGGAGGCCGAAATCGACGAACTGGAGGAGAAGCTCGGGGACTTAGACGCCGACCTCAACGAGTACCAGCTCGAGAAGCAGTACGCCGAGGAGTCGATCGAGGAGCTCCACGAGACGATCGAGGAAGCGCAGAACCGCAAGGCCGAGAAGGAGGCCGCGATCGAGGAGTACGAGGGCGAGATCGAGGAGAAGGAGGCCGAACTCGACGAGAAGCGCGACGCCGTCGCGGAGCTCGAAGCGGAACTCGCGGAGCTGAAGGAGGACCGCGAGGAGCTGAAAGCCGACCTCCGCGAGGCCCGCGAGGCCCGCGACGAGCAGAAGGAGAAGGTCGACGGCGTCGAGACGACGCTGTCGGACCTCCGGGAGCGCGCGGAGCAGCTGGAGTGGGAGATCGAGGAGCTAGAGGCGGAAGTCGACGAGTACGACCCCGAGGCGGTGCCCGACCACGACGAGGTCGAGGCGAACATCGCCCGGCTCGAAACCGAGATGGAGAAGCTGGAGCCGGTCAACATGCTCGCCATCGAGGAGTACGACGACGTGGAGGAGGACCTCGACGAACTGAAGGATGGCCGGGCGACGCTGGTCGAGGAGCGGGACGGCATCCGCGAGCGCATCGACTCCTACGAGGCCCAGAAGAAGGCGACGTTCATGGACGCGTTCGAGGACATCAACGAGCAGTTCGAGGACATCTTCGCCCGGCTCTCCTCCGGGACGGGGACGCTCCACCTGGAGAACGAGGACGACCCGTTCGACGGCGGGCTGACGATGAAGGCCCAGCCGGCCGACAAGCCGATCCAGCGGCTCGACGCGATGTCCGGCGGCGAGAAGTCGCTGACCGCGCTCGCGTTCATCTTCGCCATCCAGCGCCACAACCCCGCGCCGTTCTACGCGCTGGACGAGGTCGACGCGTTCCTCGACGCCGCCAACGCCGAACGCGTCGGCGAGATGGTCGACGAACTCGCGGGCGAGGCGCAGTTCATCGTCGTGTCGCACCGCTCGGCGATGCTGGACCGCTCCGAGCGCGCCATCGGCGTGACGATGCAGAACGACAACATCAGCGCCGTGACGGGCATCGACCTGAGCGAGGGGGTGCCAGCGGATGACTGA
- a CDS encoding DUF7518 family protein produces MTGNRVEELEATVAELESTVDGLTEELVEAKERIRVLESELDAETPSRAAESRNAPAEEAAPDEVEEAASEAAKADAPDEGDEDADDSDELDDIIVA; encoded by the coding sequence ATGACCGGCAACAGGGTCGAGGAACTCGAAGCGACGGTCGCCGAACTGGAGTCCACCGTCGACGGGCTCACCGAGGAACTGGTCGAGGCGAAGGAACGCATCCGCGTGCTGGAGTCGGAACTCGACGCCGAGACGCCGAGCCGAGCCGCCGAATCCCGCAACGCACCGGCGGAGGAGGCCGCCCCGGACGAAGTCGAGGAGGCGGCGTCCGAAGCGGCTAAGGCCGACGCCCCCGACGAGGGGGACGAGGACGCGGACGACTCCGACGAACTCGACGACATCATCGTCGCGTAG
- a CDS encoding bacterio-opsin activator domain-containing protein, with amino-acid sequence MSSLATPHSRSTRPHILYVGGRTDIVAAAAEQSDAVLANPDDDSRSAVLDGADGTVDCLLVDATLPDGSGVELLDAARQTRPDLAGVVLVDSEPVPDIGTDPPTDYARVADGPDALAARVSGVLARGESGESPLADLLLDRTVRQGRDPILVVDDRAEVRFANAAVEGVFGYEPSEVVGSDVADLVRPERREAFLDSFARCVAGGATGGWVDASVSGHHRDGRTVPLSVSVHAARRGDERLFIAIVRDVTEQREREATLERQRDELAELDRINRVIREVARVLVDAASRTEIERAVCDGLAESGPYTFAWIGRENLARNTVVPRVQAGAADGYLDAVTSTVSESLSDRGPAGQAVRDRTVTVVDDITADERFEPWRDAALSCGLRSAAVVPIQYDETVFGVVALYEDAAEAFDERETAVLEELGRMIGHAMTAVDRKEALVADERTELEFRLTDDDYFFTGVTAGTDVGIVFDGMTPRTDGSDLVYVTVHDGSPDAVRAAAAEASVVEDATLVRDHGDRCCFEFATTDDTVAATLASYGASVASMTAANGTARITVELPTTADVRSLVQAVTAEFDGMELLAQREHRGTDGDDRDPSRDATDLLGLLTERQRAVLETAYRSGYFEWPRDRTAEEVAGSLDIASPTLHNHLRLAQSELFGALFEGD; translated from the coding sequence GTGTCGTCCCTGGCAACTCCTCACAGTCGGTCGACTCGGCCGCACATCCTCTACGTCGGAGGCCGAACGGACATCGTCGCGGCGGCCGCCGAGCAGTCCGATGCCGTTCTCGCGAACCCGGACGACGACTCCCGGAGCGCGGTGCTCGACGGGGCGGACGGGACGGTCGACTGCCTCCTCGTCGACGCCACGCTACCGGACGGAAGCGGCGTCGAACTCCTCGACGCGGCGCGGCAAACCCGGCCGGACCTCGCCGGGGTCGTGCTGGTCGACTCGGAACCGGTTCCCGACATCGGGACGGACCCGCCGACCGACTACGCCCGGGTCGCGGACGGGCCGGACGCACTGGCGGCCCGCGTGTCGGGCGTACTCGCCCGCGGGGAATCCGGCGAGTCCCCGCTGGCGGACCTGCTGTTGGACCGCACGGTCCGGCAGGGCCGGGACCCGATCCTCGTCGTGGACGACCGCGCCGAGGTGCGGTTCGCGAACGCGGCCGTCGAGGGCGTCTTCGGCTACGAGCCCTCGGAGGTCGTGGGGTCGGACGTCGCGGATCTGGTCCGCCCCGAGCGCCGCGAGGCGTTCCTCGACTCGTTCGCCCGGTGCGTCGCGGGCGGTGCGACCGGCGGCTGGGTCGACGCGTCGGTCTCCGGGCACCACCGCGACGGCCGGACGGTCCCGCTCTCCGTCTCCGTCCACGCGGCCCGCCGCGGCGACGAACGGCTGTTCATCGCCATCGTCCGGGACGTGACGGAGCAGCGCGAGCGCGAGGCGACGCTGGAGCGCCAGCGCGACGAACTGGCGGAACTCGACCGCATCAATCGGGTCATCCGGGAGGTGGCGCGCGTTCTCGTCGACGCCGCGTCGCGCACGGAGATAGAGCGGGCGGTCTGCGACGGGCTTGCGGAGTCCGGACCATACACCTTCGCCTGGATCGGGCGGGAGAACCTCGCGCGGAACACGGTCGTGCCGCGGGTGCAGGCCGGCGCGGCCGACGGCTATCTCGATGCGGTCACCTCGACGGTATCGGAGAGCCTCTCCGACCGGGGGCCGGCCGGGCAGGCGGTCCGCGACCGCACCGTTACGGTGGTCGACGACATCACCGCCGACGAACGGTTCGAACCGTGGCGGGACGCCGCGCTTTCCTGCGGACTCCGGTCGGCGGCGGTCGTCCCGATCCAGTACGACGAGACCGTGTTCGGCGTCGTGGCGCTGTACGAGGACGCGGCGGAGGCGTTCGACGAGCGCGAGACCGCAGTGCTGGAGGAACTCGGGCGGATGATCGGGCACGCGATGACGGCCGTCGACCGAAAGGAGGCGCTGGTGGCCGACGAGCGGACCGAACTGGAGTTCCGGCTGACGGACGACGACTACTTCTTCACCGGGGTCACCGCGGGAACCGACGTGGGGATCGTGTTCGACGGGATGACGCCGCGCACGGACGGGTCCGACCTCGTGTACGTGACCGTCCACGACGGGTCGCCGGACGCCGTCCGCGCCGCCGCGGCCGAGGCGAGCGTCGTCGAGGACGCGACGCTCGTACGGGACCACGGGGACCGGTGCTGTTTCGAGTTCGCCACGACGGACGACACCGTCGCCGCGACGCTGGCGTCGTACGGGGCGAGCGTCGCGTCGATGACGGCGGCCAACGGGACCGCGCGGATCACGGTGGAACTGCCGACGACGGCGGACGTGCGGTCGCTCGTACAGGCAGTGACGGCGGAGTTCGACGGGATGGAGCTGCTGGCACAGCGCGAGCATCGCGGGACGGACGGCGACGACCGGGACCCGAGTCGGGACGCCACCGACCTGCTCGGCCTGCTGACCGAGCGCCAGCGGGCCGTTCTGGAGACGGCCTATCGCTCGGGCTACTTCGAGTGGCCCCGCGACCGGACCGCCGAGGAGGTGGCCGGCTCCCTCGACATCGCGTCGCCGACCCTCCACAACCACCTGCGGCTGGCCCAGTCGGAGCTGTTCGGCGCGCTGTTCGAGGGCGACTGA
- a CDS encoding thymidine kinase, whose amino-acid sequence MHEITNSGWVEVVTGCMFSGKTEELLRRLRRAEIAGQEVAAFKPAVDDRYGEATVGSHNGRQWDATIVEPEDEVWEIPDRLNGEAVVAIDEANFFTAELVDVCEHLADDDRRVIVSGTDQTFRAEPFEPLPRLITLAEYVDKYQAICTQCGEPATRNQRLINGEPAHVDDPTIMVGADESYEARCRSCHTLRTD is encoded by the coding sequence ATGCACGAGATCACGAACAGCGGGTGGGTCGAGGTCGTTACCGGGTGTATGTTCTCCGGGAAGACCGAGGAGCTCCTCCGCAGGCTCCGCCGCGCCGAGATCGCCGGTCAGGAGGTCGCCGCGTTCAAGCCGGCGGTCGACGACCGGTACGGCGAGGCAACGGTCGGGAGTCACAACGGTCGGCAGTGGGACGCGACCATCGTCGAACCGGAAGACGAGGTCTGGGAGATCCCGGACCGGCTCAACGGCGAGGCGGTCGTCGCCATCGACGAGGCCAACTTCTTCACCGCGGAGCTGGTCGACGTCTGCGAGCACCTGGCGGACGACGACCGCCGCGTCATCGTCTCGGGCACCGACCAGACGTTCCGGGCCGAGCCGTTCGAGCCGCTGCCGCGCCTCATCACCCTCGCGGAGTACGTCGACAAGTACCAGGCGATCTGCACGCAGTGCGGCGAGCCGGCGACCCGAAACCAGCGACTCATCAACGGCGAGCCGGCACACGTCGACGACCCGACGATCATGGTCGGGGCCGACGAGTCCTACGAGGCGCGCTGTCGGAGCTGTCACACCCTCCGCACCGACTGA
- a CDS encoding TrmB family transcriptional regulator: MATRVREHDEPLPGDLDSPRAKLVYLYLTTRGEASIERLRDELGLEKITLFSILDTLSSRGLVRKESGAYRPA; the protein is encoded by the coding sequence ATGGCTACACGCGTCCGCGAACACGACGAACCGCTGCCGGGCGACCTCGATTCGCCCCGCGCAAAGCTGGTGTACCTGTATCTCACGACGCGCGGCGAGGCGAGCATCGAACGGCTCCGCGACGAACTGGGACTGGAGAAGATCACGCTGTTCAGCATCCTCGACACGCTTTCCAGTCGCGGGCTCGTCAGGAAGGAGTCCGGCGCGTACCGACCCGCGTAG